In Felis catus isolate Fca126 chromosome A2, F.catus_Fca126_mat1.0, whole genome shotgun sequence, the following proteins share a genomic window:
- the LOC101092166 gene encoding olfactory receptor 2Z1: MGDANQSVTSDFILVGLFSHSGSRQLLFSLVAATFTVGLLGNTILLFLIRMDSRLHTPMYFLLSQLSVFDVGFPLVAIPKMASHFLQGEGSISFEGCAAQIFFLTLLGVAEGILLALMAYDRYVAVCHPLQYPVLMRRQVCLLMVGSSWLAGVLNASIQTSITLHFPYCASRILDHFFCEVPALLKLSCADTSAYELALSTSGVLILVLPLSLIAISYGHVLGAVIRMRSEEARNKAFTTCSSHIMVVGLFYGAAVFMYMVPGAYHSPHQDNVVSLFYSLVTPTLNPLIYSLRNREVRMALVKMLSRAGLRPK, translated from the coding sequence ATGGGGGATGCGAATCAGTCAGTGACCTCTGACTTCATTCTAGTGGGCCTCTTCAGTCACTCAGGTTCACGTCAGCTACTCTTCTCCCTGGTGGCTGCCACGTTTACCGTGGGCCTCCTGGGCAATACCATTCTGCTCTTCCTGATCCGCATGGACTCCCGGCTCCACACACCCATGTACTTTCTTCTCAGTCAGCTCTCTGTGTTTGATGTTGGCTTTCCCCTGGTCGCCATCCCCAAGATGGCATCCCACTTCCTGCAGGGAGAAGGTTCCATCTCCTTTGAGGGTTGTGCAGCTCAAATATTCTTCCTGACCCTGTTGGGTGTGGCTGAGGGCATCCTGTTGGCCCTCATGGCCTATGACCGTTATGTTGCTGTGTGTCACCCTCTACAGTATCCTGTGCTCATGAGGCGTCAGGTGTGCCTGCTCATGGTGGGTTCCTCCTGGCTGGCAGGTGTGCTCAATGCCTCCATCCAGACCTCCATCACTCTGCACTTCCCCTACTGTGCCTCCCGCATCCTGGACCACTTCTTCTGCGAGGTGCCAGCCCTGCTGAAGCTCTCCTGTGCAGACACCTCGGCCTACGAGTTGGCGCTGTCCACCTCCGGGGTGCTGATCCTtgtccttcccctttccctcatcGCCATCTCCTATGGCCACGTGTTGGGCGCCGTTATACGCATGCGGTCTGAGGAGGCCAGAAACAAGGCCTTCACCACCTGCTCCTCGCACATCATGGTAGTGGGACTCTTTTATGGTGCTGCTGTGTTCATGTACATGGTGCCGGGTGCCTACCACAGCCCACACCAGGACAACGTGGTCTCCCTATTCTACAGCCTTGTCACTCCCACACTCAACCCCCTTATCTACAGTCTGAGAAATCGGGAGGTGCGGATGGCTTTGGTCAAAATGCTCAGCAGAGCTGGGCTCAGGCCAAAGTGA
- the ACTL9 gene encoding actin-like protein 9 → MDANHSGCTKPQPSPEAPRPGANPGSILANETLRQEPPSMVGDRLPPKTGAVVIDMGTGTCKVGFAGQARPAYTVATIVGCQPKKPSFPRQAALETFIGEAARKRPELTLVQPVRNGIVVDWDAAELIWRHLLEHDLRAAPRDHPLLFSDPPFSPSTNREKLVEVAFESLRCPATYVASQAVLSVYAHGRVSGLVVDAGHGVTCAAAVFQGYNLPHATERLDLAGTHLTAFLAETLLGPGLPPGQHELDTVEAIKHRYCYVAPDFLQAQARPERECRQTLRLPDGRTLTLGKELFQCPELLFSPPEMPGLSPAGVPAMAGRSLRKVPPEARADVAQNVLLCGGSSLFPGFEGRFRAELLRRQPPEAHVVVAAQPTRNFSVWRGGSILASLRAFQACWVLREQYEEQGPHIVYRKCY, encoded by the coding sequence ATGGACGCCAACCACTCCGGGTGCACGaagccccagccctccccagagGCCCCCAGGCCTGGCGCGAACCCCGGCTCAATCCTGGCGAACGAGACCCTGCGGCAGGAGCCCCCCAGCATGGTGGGCGACAGGTTGCCACCAAAGACCGGCGCGGTGGTCATCGACATGGGCACAGGCACCTGTAAGGTGGGCTTCGCGGGCCAGGCCCGGCCCGCCTACACCGTGGCCACCATCGTGGGCTGCCAGCCCAAGAAGCCGTCCTTCCCCCGGCAGGCGGCGCTGGAGACTTTCATCGGCGAGGCCGCCCGCAAGCGCCCGGAGCTGACGCTGGTGCAGCCGGTGCGTAACGGCATCGTGGTGGACTGGGACGCCGCCGAGCTCATCTGGCGCCACCTGCTGGAGCACGACCTCCGCGCGGCCCCTCGGGACCACCCGCTGCTGTTCTCCGACCCGCCCTTCAGCCCCAGCACCAACCGCGAGAAGCTGGTGGAGGTGGCCTTCGAGTCGCTGCGCTGCCCCGCCACGTACGTGGCCTCGCAGGCCGTGCTGTCCGTCTACGCGCACGGGCGGGTCAGCGGGCTGGTGGTGGACGCCGGCCACGGCGTCACCTGCGCGGCGGCGGTTTTCCAGGGCTACAACCTGCCGCACGCCACCGAGCGCCTGGACCTGGCGGGCACCCACCTGACCGCCTTCCTGGCGGAGACGCTCCTCGGCCCGGGCCTGCCGCCGGGCCAGCACGAGCTGGACACGGTCGAGGCCATCAAGCATCGCTACTGCTACGTGGCCCCCGACTTCCTCCAGGCGCAGGCGCGACCCGAGCGGGAATGCCGCCAGACCCTGAGGCTGCCCGACGGGCGGACGCTCACGCTGGGCAAGGAGCTGTTCCAGTGCCCCGAGCTGCTGTTCAGCCCCCCGGAGATGCCGGGGCTGTCGCCCGCGGGCGTCCCCGCCATGGCCGGACGGAGCCTTCGCAAGGTGCCCCCGGAGGCGCGCGCGGACGTGGCCCAGAACGTGCTGCTCTGCGGGGGCTCCTCGCTCTTCCCGGGGTTCGAGGGCCGCTTCAGGGCGGAGCTTTTGCGCCGCCAGCCCCCGGAGGCCCATGTGGTGGTGGCGGCGCAGCCTACCAGAAACTTCTCGGTGTGGAGGGGGGGCTCTATCCTGGCCTCGCTGCGCGCCTTCCAGGCCTGCTGGGTCCTGCGGGAGCAGTACGAAGAGCAGGGACCGCACATCGTCTACCGCAAATGCTACTGA